The Thalassophryne amazonica chromosome 18, fThaAma1.1, whole genome shotgun sequence DNA window CTCCTCAAGGGACATCTGCAGTTCTACAGACTGCAGGGAGGAGGCGCCACCTCCAACAGCCAGACTCTTAACTAACTCCATGGACGTTAGCACGACCTGAGacggaacattaaaaaaaataaaaagagtaAAAGTCAACAACATACAGCAGGCAATGGTCATCTTCATTACTGTAGTGCTGCAAAGCAACATGTTAGCAGCGCCTCCCCTCAAAAATTTGCTAAAATGGTGTAGTGGTCTCACCTCCACTGTGATGAGTTTCTTCTCCCAAGACCGGCCTTCTGGATCAGGCCACTTCTCCCCGAGACATAAGAACAGGGAGCAGGGAGGACACTCCTTCCCGTCAATAAATCCCAATATTCCTGCAGGGACATGATCATATATCGATCTTCAATACAAACATACATGCAACAGAAACCCCAAAGGATCGTCATATCCCTCACCTCGCACAAAATCCTTGAACATGTAGAGCACATCAGGCTTCAGTTTTGAAACCTCTTTGGGCTGTCTGCTCTGGTCAAATTTGGAGAAGCTCCAGAAAGCTTTGATTTCACCCCGTCGCTGCCCATACACCAAATGGCCCGACACCCCCACATCCAGACCTTCACCCATCTTCTCTAGGATGCGCCCAGTCAGACTGGCCTGGGTCTGGTCCACCATGGCTCCTGGACTTGGCAGGGACACGAGGGACAGGCCTGACTCGTGATCAAAAACAGGCCCGTTGAGTTCAGGCCTAAAGTGTAGACAACATGTTCAATAGAAGGTCATATGAAAGGCAGGACACTGACTATTTCAAACTGCATGTCATGAGCCGCCCACACCAGATCAGCAGTGCTTAGCACTCTTGCCTTCCACCAAGGAGGTCCCAAGTCCAAAGcctactgttttttgttttaccgTCTAACGCCACTAGGAGGCACTGTCACTGTTCTCTTATGAAGAACGATAACGATGGTGGATAGTATGGGGCTAagattttggcacaggttttacaccaaatgcccttcctgatgcaattacaCATATACACAAAGGATAAGAGGATAAGAACCTCCTGTTTTGGAGGCACACACACTAAGTGCTTACACTGCTCTTCGTACCCCAACCAACATATTAAAGGAGACTTCAGCATTTCTCAACCTACGCTCTATTTTTAGTTGCTTTGGGGGAACCACCACAGGCCGACCGGCTAATTAAGACCCAGCCCCTCATTGGCAATTGACTTGTAATGCCTGAGCAGCGGCAGCCAGCAGCTTAGATGCTAATATAAGTGGACAACTGTATAATCTGCCGTCTTATAAAGTctatttacatttagtgaagtGAGCATGCACACATTTTCCTCTGCATGGAAACTGGGTACAACCAGACACTTCTAATGCTGTTTTCACTTGTTCAGTAGCACCAAGATGCGGTTTACTCTATGTTCTTATCGCTCTGTCCGGTAACATTAATTATCAGTGTGGATCCTGCAATTCCAACTAGCAAAACCTTTCCTACAAATCACTACTGAGTCTTACCCTCTCAGTGTTTAGAGAGGTGCAGATTCTTGCTTTGTATTCGGTAGCATTAGGCCTATCTATTTGTGCACCGAGCAAGTGGATCCTGTACCTCTTTCACCCTCCCAAATGGTGACATCAGCacagaaatttgcaaaacatCCACAGACGGGGTGAACTATTACAGAACGTTAAGTTTATTTACTTATGCACAACTTTTGGGGTGACTGTCACAGCGGTGGCGGAGCTAATGAGGAAGATTTACCTGAAGACTAGACGAATTCCACCTTCATTCTCAATCAGCTGCTCAGAAACCTTCACCCCTCTGTAGTACACAGAAATCCGAAACTGGGTCTCTAACAGAGGGAAAAAGGAGTCAGAGAAACATTTCATATTTACTATGTCTGgccttattaaaaataataattttattctgCAAAGGATTTACTGTATtcactttttatttttggttgtaATCCATATTGAATTCAGTCACATTCCTCAACTTACTAAAGTGATTTTCATCTTTGGCCTTGGACATAGTCTGCAGGAATTGGTCTACCAACTGTGCATCACAGGCCCCTCCCACCACTCCATCCATCGGATGTGCCGGTTGCTCTGGCAACCCAGCTCCACCGACTGCATCCTCAAATGCTACTGGATACTGCTGTTGCTCGGGCAACGCTTGTCCACCAATCACAACGTGATTCTGAAGCTGTTGCTGCTCAGGA harbors:
- the irf3 gene encoding interferon regulatory factor 3, whose product is MSHSKPLLIPWLRSQINSKKYPGVTWTNPEQTTFSIPWKNALRQDFSSADVLIFRAWAEVSGNGKVNGDASVWKRNFRSALRAKGFKLLSDNKNDPANPHKVFQWPDESTFGVPKAHPSSGSQTSMDPDLFEGCSFSAQDSQAAQCFEDMCLSEDTIFAESTPDQDILQKCLKGLNINPETEGITGFEHFPEQQQLQNHVVIGGQALPEQQQYPVAFEDAVGGAGLPEQPAHPMDGVVGGACDAQLVDQFLQTMSKAKDENHFKTQFRISVYYRGVKVSEQLIENEGGIRLVFRPELNGPVFDHESGLSLVSLPSPGAMVDQTQASLTGRILEKMGEGLDVGVSGHLVYGQRRGEIKAFWSFSKFDQSRQPKEVSKLKPDVLYMFKDFVRGILGFIDGKECPPCSLFLCLGEKWPDPEGRSWEKKLITVEVVLTSMELVKSLAVGGGASSLQSVELQMSLEEMMEMY